In a single window of the Subtercola sp. PAMC28395 genome:
- a CDS encoding DUF3618 domain-containing protein produces the protein MSDSSTGNAPLGAASKAAAAGLAKNQPPAPEKPADTRTHAQILSDVAKNRKDLQETLDAIETKLNVPKQAKLAARRFAAHVETLREENPAVLVAAAAGVAAVVGAAVWLGIRAARR, from the coding sequence ATGAGTGACAGCTCCACGGGAAATGCTCCCCTGGGCGCGGCCTCGAAGGCCGCCGCTGCGGGGCTGGCGAAGAACCAACCGCCGGCTCCCGAGAAGCCAGCTGATACCCGAACGCACGCTCAGATCCTCAGCGATGTCGCCAAGAATCGCAAAGACCTGCAGGAGACGCTCGACGCAATCGAGACCAAACTCAATGTTCCGAAGCAGGCGAAGCTCGCAGCGCGCCGGTTCGCGGCGCACGTCGAGACCCTCCGCGAGGAGAATCCTGCTGTTCTCGTCGCAGCAGCGGCCGGTGTCGCCGCCGTAGTGGGCGCCGCCGTCTGGTTGGGCATCCGCGCAGCTCGGCGCTGA
- a CDS encoding ferrochelatase produces MTDVESQPLVRNATAAASTGAEHIEVPVAYDAILLASFGGPEGQDDVIPFLKNVTRGRGIPDERLEEVAHHYRAFGGVSPINEQNRQLKVALEAELVSRGIDLPVLWGNRNWAPYLSEALLEADAAGYTKLIAIGTSAYSSYSSCRQYREDYARALEETGLGEKLQIDKVRQFFDHPGFVSPFIDGVTTAFEQVAEALPGIDLASEVEVLFTTHSIPTADADRSGPPERGFGAGGAYEAQHRAVAEVVMAAVGVGRSSMPDWQLVFQSRSGPPTQPWLEPDINDAIAELPARGVRAVVIVPLGFVSDHMEVKWDLDNEATQTAADNDLYSVRVPTPGIHAEYVSGLIDLVLERVNGTPTAERPSLTELGPWYDVCRSGCCENVRLGFKPALGGLAP; encoded by the coding sequence GTGACCGATGTCGAGTCGCAACCTCTCGTTCGAAACGCCACAGCTGCAGCCTCGACAGGAGCCGAGCACATCGAGGTACCGGTTGCCTACGATGCCATCCTGCTCGCTTCGTTCGGCGGGCCAGAGGGCCAGGACGACGTCATCCCGTTCCTGAAGAATGTCACACGTGGGCGCGGTATCCCCGATGAACGCCTCGAAGAAGTCGCCCACCACTATCGGGCCTTCGGCGGCGTGAGCCCGATCAATGAGCAGAATCGCCAGTTGAAGGTCGCGCTCGAGGCAGAGCTCGTCTCCCGCGGCATCGACCTGCCTGTGCTCTGGGGCAACCGCAACTGGGCGCCGTACCTGAGCGAAGCGCTGCTCGAGGCCGACGCAGCGGGCTACACGAAGTTGATCGCCATCGGTACGAGTGCCTACAGTTCGTATTCGAGCTGCCGCCAGTACCGCGAGGACTACGCACGGGCCCTAGAAGAGACCGGGCTCGGTGAGAAACTGCAGATCGACAAGGTCAGGCAGTTCTTCGACCACCCCGGCTTCGTCTCACCCTTCATCGACGGTGTCACGACGGCGTTCGAGCAGGTCGCCGAGGCTCTGCCGGGTATCGACCTGGCGAGCGAGGTCGAGGTGCTGTTCACGACCCACTCGATTCCGACGGCCGACGCCGACCGCTCCGGCCCGCCCGAGCGCGGTTTCGGTGCCGGAGGCGCGTACGAGGCGCAGCACCGGGCGGTGGCCGAAGTGGTGATGGCTGCGGTGGGGGTCGGGCGATCATCCATGCCGGACTGGCAACTCGTCTTTCAGTCCCGCAGCGGGCCGCCCACCCAGCCCTGGCTGGAGCCCGACATCAATGATGCGATCGCCGAATTGCCGGCCCGTGGCGTCCGTGCCGTGGTGATCGTGCCCCTGGGCTTCGTCAGTGACCACATGGAGGTCAAGTGGGACCTCGACAATGAGGCCACACAGACTGCGGCCGATAACGATTTGTACAGCGTTCGGGTGCCGACGCCGGGTATTCACGCAGAGTACGTGAGCGGGCTGATTGACTTGGTGCTCGAGCGTGTGAACGGAACACCGACAGCCGAACGCCCGTCCCTGACGGAGCTCGGCCCCTGGTATGACGTCTGCCGCTCGGGATGCTGCGAGAATGTGCGACTGGGGTTCAAACCTGCCCTGGGCGGGCTCGCACCCTGA
- the hemQ gene encoding hydrogen peroxide-dependent heme synthase, which produces MTLPTPDRATHQADAPLAPSTIESTSEPAGEMVTGYALWAVFRRNPEAPVSFDGYDVPSIVAELDDAVLSIESEEVTLRGFYDVSGLRADADIMVWIHGSVPETLQWALRQLRRTALFTGLLPVWNAMGVHRDAEFNKRHMPSFMLGKPPQSWVTVYPFVRSYEWYLLPEAERSQMLRDHGIKGSAFRTTLANTVASFALGDYEWILALEDENLLNLVDMMRDLRQTDARRHVREEVPFFTGRRISTAEIVEVLQ; this is translated from the coding sequence ATGACACTCCCGACACCCGATCGGGCGACGCACCAGGCCGATGCACCGCTCGCACCCTCCACCATCGAATCCACCTCGGAGCCCGCCGGCGAGATGGTCACCGGTTACGCGCTCTGGGCTGTCTTCCGACGCAACCCAGAGGCACCCGTCTCGTTCGACGGCTATGACGTGCCATCGATCGTCGCAGAGCTCGATGACGCTGTTCTGAGCATCGAGAGCGAAGAGGTGACCCTCCGCGGCTTCTACGACGTGTCGGGCCTCCGCGCCGACGCCGACATCATGGTCTGGATCCACGGCAGTGTTCCCGAGACGCTGCAGTGGGCACTGCGCCAGCTGCGCCGCACGGCACTGTTCACCGGGCTTCTCCCTGTGTGGAACGCCATGGGTGTTCACCGCGACGCCGAGTTCAACAAGCGCCACATGCCCTCGTTCATGCTCGGCAAGCCGCCGCAGAGCTGGGTCACGGTCTACCCCTTCGTTCGCTCGTACGAGTGGTACCTGCTTCCGGAGGCTGAGCGCAGCCAGATGCTGCGCGACCACGGAATCAAGGGTTCTGCCTTCCGAACGACCCTCGCCAACACCGTCGCGAGCTTCGCGCTCGGCGACTACGAGTGGATCCTCGCGCTCGAAGACGAGAACCTCCTGAACCTGGTCGACATGATGAGAGACCTCAGGCAGACGGATGCCCGGCGGCACGTGCGCGAAGAGGTCCCCTTCTTCACCGGCCGCCGCATCAGCACCGCCGAGATCGTCGAGGTGCTCCAGTGA
- a CDS encoding uroporphyrinogen-III synthase gives MTISPGTKPLTGWRVLVPRGGPWGHGVASDLRAVGATPIVAPLINFAPTEDAAALESALERLAGGAFDWLTVTSATTVDVLSAHRAIVPATTRIAAVGETTAAALSLAGYKVDLVPLEDNSAKGLLSEMKQFEEAGASLRILTLRSEIAKPVLTNGLVKRGHSVESVVAYRTIGVPVDPNIREEVAAGFIRAILVTSGSVAEQVQLQLGPIPESTIVACIGPVTAQDARSYGLRVDAIAHDRSSESLIQALIEAALAPR, from the coding sequence ATGACGATCTCACCTGGTACCAAGCCCCTCACCGGTTGGCGGGTGTTGGTTCCTCGCGGCGGGCCGTGGGGCCACGGAGTTGCCTCCGATCTCCGCGCGGTCGGTGCGACGCCGATCGTCGCCCCACTCATCAACTTCGCACCGACCGAAGACGCGGCGGCACTCGAAAGTGCACTCGAGAGGCTTGCCGGGGGTGCTTTCGACTGGCTCACAGTCACAAGTGCGACGACGGTCGACGTACTTTCGGCGCACCGCGCGATCGTCCCTGCGACGACACGCATCGCCGCCGTCGGTGAAACGACCGCGGCAGCCCTGTCGCTGGCCGGGTACAAGGTCGACCTCGTGCCGCTCGAAGACAATTCGGCCAAGGGCTTGCTGAGTGAGATGAAGCAGTTCGAAGAGGCCGGTGCTTCGCTTCGTATCCTCACTCTGCGCAGTGAGATCGCGAAACCCGTTCTCACGAACGGCCTGGTCAAGCGTGGGCATTCGGTCGAATCGGTGGTCGCCTACCGCACCATTGGAGTTCCCGTCGATCCGAACATTCGTGAAGAGGTCGCTGCGGGGTTCATCCGCGCCATCCTCGTCACGTCGGGCAGCGTGGCCGAACAGGTTCAGCTGCAGCTCGGGCCGATTCCCGAAAGCACGATTGTGGCCTGCATCGGGCCGGTGACGGCGCAGGATGCCCGCTCCTACGGCCTGCGCGTCGACGCAATCGCCCACGACCGCTCGAGTGAGTCCCTGATCCAGGCGCTCATCGAAGCGGCGCTTGCTCCGCGCTAG
- the hemB gene encoding porphobilinogen synthase: MRRLVAENRLHAADLVLPLFVREGEARPISSMPGVMQHSLDSVRSVVTEAAALGLGGVMLFGVPERKDAIGSGATDPDGILNRATQVVVSEVGDSLVVQTDLCLDEFTDHGHCGVLDGQGRVDNDATLLRYRDMALAQAENGSELLGLSGMMDGQVAAVRDELDSNGFQGTAILAYSAKYASAFYGPFREAVGSSLRGNRKTYQQDPANRREGAREALLDVEQGADIVMVKPAMSYLDVLADVAAVSPVPVWAYQVSGEYSMIEAAAANGWIDRERAIVESVTSIRRAGANAVLTYFASEIARTLLDQS, translated from the coding sequence ATGCGACGTCTCGTCGCTGAGAACCGGCTCCACGCCGCTGACCTCGTGCTGCCGCTCTTCGTGCGCGAGGGCGAAGCCCGGCCGATCAGCTCGATGCCCGGTGTCATGCAGCACTCCCTGGATTCAGTGCGGAGTGTTGTGACCGAGGCGGCCGCGCTCGGCCTTGGCGGCGTGATGCTCTTCGGTGTCCCCGAGAGGAAAGACGCCATCGGGTCGGGAGCGACCGATCCCGACGGAATCCTCAACCGCGCCACCCAGGTCGTCGTCTCCGAAGTGGGCGACTCGCTCGTGGTGCAGACCGACCTCTGTCTCGACGAATTCACCGATCACGGCCACTGCGGGGTGCTCGATGGCCAAGGGCGGGTCGACAACGATGCGACGTTGCTTCGATACCGCGACATGGCCCTGGCGCAGGCCGAGAACGGTTCCGAACTCCTCGGGCTCTCGGGGATGATGGACGGCCAGGTGGCTGCTGTACGCGATGAACTGGATTCGAACGGATTTCAAGGCACCGCAATCCTTGCCTACTCCGCAAAATACGCCTCTGCCTTCTACGGCCCCTTCCGGGAGGCAGTCGGCTCGTCTCTACGAGGTAACCGGAAGACATACCAGCAGGATCCGGCGAACCGTCGGGAGGGTGCGAGAGAGGCGCTTCTCGATGTCGAGCAGGGTGCAGACATCGTCATGGTGAAGCCGGCAATGAGCTACCTCGACGTACTGGCCGATGTCGCGGCGGTCTCGCCCGTTCCCGTCTGGGCATACCAGGTCTCCGGTGAGTACTCGATGATCGAAGCTGCGGCCGCCAACGGCTGGATCGACAGGGAGAGGGCCATCGTGGAGTCTGTGACGAGCATCCGCCGTGCGGGCGCCAACGCCGTGCTCACGTACTTCGCTTCAGAGATCGCTCGCACCCTGCTCGACCAGTCCTAA
- a CDS encoding phage holin family protein: MADRPGDTPHDPTSSALNPKSKQSLAELVSALPSLITTLVKDEITLLKAEVTAKLTKLGIGAGLIAAALFLLFFVFAVLVAAAVLGIATALPAWLAALIVAAALFVVAAILILVGVLSIKKGVPPVPEESITSIKKDINAVKGLGEKHE, encoded by the coding sequence ATGGCTGACCGCCCCGGCGACACACCGCACGACCCGACCTCCAGCGCACTCAACCCCAAGTCCAAGCAGTCCCTTGCCGAACTCGTCTCGGCGCTGCCGAGCCTCATCACGACTCTCGTCAAAGACGAGATCACGCTGCTCAAGGCCGAGGTAACCGCCAAGCTGACGAAGCTGGGCATCGGGGCCGGGCTCATCGCGGCTGCCCTGTTCCTGCTGTTCTTCGTATTCGCGGTGCTGGTCGCCGCTGCCGTTCTCGGCATAGCGACGGCCCTCCCAGCCTGGCTGGCCGCACTCATCGTGGCGGCCGCGTTGTTCGTTGTCGCTGCGATCCTGATCCTCGTCGGCGTGCTCTCGATCAAGAAGGGCGTGCCCCCGGTGCCCGAAGAGTCGATCACCAGCATCAAGAAGGACATCAACGCGGTAAAGGGATTGGGTGAGAAGCATGAGTGA
- the hemE gene encoding uroporphyrinogen decarboxylase: protein MNSDIKTVDAQVLPASHPLQDGRTSSSRLITTYQGVRGQVTPVWFMRQAGRSLPEYRSLRIGTEMLDACLDPAMASEITLQPVRRHGVDAAIFFSDIVVPMKLAGVDVTIVPGRGPVLAHPVRTAADVRALPALDEAALSPIADAVALTVAALGDTPLIGFAGAPFTLAAYLVEGGPSKDHLAARTLMHSDPTAWAELMEWTATITGAFLRAQIMAGASAAQLFDSWAGALSLADYTSKVAPASAQALSSVHGLGYTSASGSPAGDARTVPIVHFGVGTGELLKAMHDVGADVVGVDYRIPLDEASRRLGGTVPIQGNIDPALLAAPWPVLEAHVVDVLERGLTAPAHVLNLGHGVPPETDPAVLTRLVEFVHARSTDA, encoded by the coding sequence GTGAACTCAGACATCAAGACGGTCGACGCCCAGGTATTGCCGGCGTCGCACCCGCTGCAAGACGGCCGCACCTCGTCATCTCGTCTCATCACGACCTACCAGGGCGTTCGCGGGCAGGTCACGCCGGTGTGGTTCATGCGCCAGGCCGGGCGATCGCTGCCCGAGTACCGGAGCCTGCGCATCGGCACCGAAATGCTCGACGCGTGTCTCGACCCGGCGATGGCGAGCGAGATAACGCTGCAGCCCGTTCGGCGTCACGGCGTCGACGCGGCCATCTTCTTCAGTGACATCGTCGTTCCGATGAAGCTGGCCGGCGTCGACGTGACCATCGTTCCCGGTCGTGGGCCCGTTCTGGCTCACCCGGTTCGAACGGCGGCGGATGTTCGGGCACTTCCCGCGCTCGACGAAGCCGCCCTCTCCCCCATCGCCGACGCGGTTGCCCTCACCGTCGCCGCTCTCGGTGACACGCCGCTGATCGGTTTCGCCGGAGCCCCCTTCACCCTGGCCGCCTACCTCGTCGAAGGTGGCCCATCGAAGGACCACCTCGCTGCACGCACGCTCATGCATTCCGATCCGACAGCGTGGGCCGAGCTCATGGAGTGGACCGCCACGATCACCGGCGCATTCCTGCGGGCGCAGATCATGGCCGGCGCCAGCGCAGCGCAGCTCTTCGATTCGTGGGCCGGGGCCTTGTCGCTCGCGGACTACACCTCGAAGGTCGCCCCCGCATCGGCCCAGGCACTGTCGAGTGTGCACGGTCTCGGGTACACCAGCGCATCGGGCTCCCCGGCAGGCGATGCGCGCACGGTGCCGATTGTGCATTTCGGTGTCGGAACTGGCGAACTGCTGAAAGCGATGCACGACGTCGGCGCAGATGTCGTCGGCGTCGACTACCGCATCCCGCTCGATGAGGCGTCCCGCCGTCTCGGCGGCACGGTGCCCATCCAGGGCAACATCGATCCCGCCCTTCTCGCCGCACCGTGGCCCGTGCTCGAGGCCCACGTCGTCGACGTGCTCGAGAGGGGTCTCACAGCCCCGGCACACGTACTGAACCTGGGGCACGGCGTTCCGCCCGAAACCGACCCGGCCGTTCTCACCCGGCTCGTCGAGTTCGTGCACGCGCGTTCCACCGATGCCTGA
- the hemC gene encoding hydroxymethylbilane synthase, which produces MNRKLTIATRGSALALAQTGMIAEQLTRLTGVEVTITVVTTEGDTSRASLSSIGGTGVFASALRAALVAGECDLVVHSLKDLPTAPYPGLVLAAVPQREDPRDALITRNGLTLADLPEGATIGTGSPRRVAQLLSLRPDATVVDIRGNVDSRLAKVSSGELDAVVLAAAGLTRLGRLDAVSEFFDLAVWPTAPGQGALAIEAREEDNIPQLAYIRHDESRLSIAAERAVLATLEAGCSAPIGANAQLEANTLTLTAAVYSADGAEELGGERSVELPSGDAAVNSQLWLEMATALGHDVALQLLEDGASDLAQLGGGR; this is translated from the coding sequence ATGAACCGTAAGCTCACGATCGCGACACGAGGGAGTGCCCTCGCCCTCGCCCAGACAGGCATGATCGCCGAGCAGCTGACCCGACTGACGGGCGTCGAGGTCACCATCACGGTGGTCACGACAGAAGGTGACACCTCGCGTGCCTCGCTGTCGAGCATCGGCGGCACGGGGGTGTTCGCCAGTGCATTGCGGGCGGCGCTGGTTGCGGGCGAGTGCGACCTGGTTGTGCATTCACTCAAAGATCTTCCGACGGCGCCATACCCGGGCCTGGTGCTCGCTGCAGTGCCCCAGCGCGAGGACCCTCGCGATGCCCTCATCACCCGAAACGGCCTGACCCTGGCTGATCTGCCGGAGGGTGCAACCATCGGTACGGGATCGCCGAGGCGGGTGGCGCAACTCCTCAGTCTCAGGCCGGATGCAACGGTTGTCGACATTAGAGGTAATGTCGACAGCAGGCTGGCAAAGGTGTCGAGCGGGGAACTGGACGCCGTGGTGCTTGCTGCAGCCGGTCTCACCAGACTGGGCAGGCTCGATGCCGTTTCTGAGTTCTTCGACCTCGCCGTCTGGCCAACCGCCCCAGGCCAGGGAGCCCTGGCCATCGAAGCGCGCGAGGAGGACAATATTCCCCAGTTGGCATACATCCGGCACGACGAATCACGGCTGTCCATTGCTGCTGAACGCGCTGTTCTCGCAACGCTCGAGGCCGGCTGCAGCGCTCCCATCGGAGCAAACGCACAACTCGAAGCAAACACTCTCACACTGACGGCAGCCGTCTACAGCGCTGACGGTGCCGAAGAACTGGGCGGCGAACGGTCGGTGGAACTTCCATCGGGCGACGCGGCCGTCAATTCACAGTTGTGGCTCGAGATGGCGACAGCCCTCGGCCATGATGTAGCTCTCCAACTCCTCGAAGACGGTGCCTCCGACCTGGCGCAACTGGGGGGTGGCCGATGA
- a CDS encoding glutamate-1-semialdehyde 2,1-aminomutase, translated as MSESDVLFARASVSIPGGVNSPVRAFRSVGGTPRFMVSASGPHITDADGVEYVDLVNSWGPAILGHAHPEVIAAVQAAAARGLSFGASTPGETELAEAIRARMSSARVSPVEKVRLVSTGTEATMTAIRLARGFTGRDILVKFAGHYHGHSDSLLAEAGSGLATLALPASAGVTAATAAQTLVLPYNDLEAVRAVFAAHEGMIAAVITESAAANMGVVAPDPGFNAALADIAHANGALLIVDEVLTGFRVGPAGWWGLESSTPAQVNAETPYAPDLFTFGKVVGGGMPLAALGGRGDVMDYLAPLGPVYQAGTLSGNPVAVAAGLATLRLADESVYTKLDSAASTISNAVSLALDAEGVAHSVQRAGNLFSFAFGDFTAGGPRTYAEVQSQESYRYAPFFHSMLDAGVSLPPSVFEAWFVSAALDERAMDRIVSALPGAARSAAQESPAK; from the coding sequence ATGTCTGAATCCGACGTCCTGTTCGCCCGCGCAAGCGTCTCCATCCCTGGCGGAGTGAACTCGCCGGTACGCGCGTTTCGCTCCGTTGGTGGCACGCCGCGCTTCATGGTGTCGGCCAGCGGCCCCCACATCACCGATGCCGATGGCGTCGAGTACGTCGACCTGGTCAATTCGTGGGGGCCCGCGATTCTCGGGCACGCCCACCCCGAGGTCATCGCGGCCGTGCAGGCGGCGGCGGCGCGTGGACTGTCGTTCGGCGCTTCAACGCCAGGCGAGACCGAGTTGGCTGAGGCCATTCGCGCTCGCATGTCGTCAGCTCGGGTATCGCCGGTCGAGAAGGTACGCCTGGTCTCCACCGGTACAGAAGCGACAATGACCGCCATTCGTCTGGCGAGGGGCTTCACCGGCCGCGACATCCTCGTGAAATTCGCGGGTCACTATCACGGCCACTCCGACTCCCTCCTGGCCGAGGCCGGATCAGGGTTGGCAACCCTCGCATTGCCGGCATCCGCCGGGGTCACAGCGGCCACGGCCGCCCAGACACTCGTGCTGCCGTACAACGACCTCGAAGCTGTTCGCGCCGTCTTTGCCGCACACGAGGGCATGATCGCGGCCGTCATCACCGAGTCTGCGGCGGCGAACATGGGGGTCGTGGCTCCGGATCCCGGCTTCAACGCCGCACTCGCTGACATTGCGCACGCGAATGGGGCCCTTCTCATCGTGGATGAGGTTCTCACCGGCTTCCGGGTCGGCCCGGCCGGCTGGTGGGGCCTCGAGTCCTCTACCCCTGCGCAGGTGAATGCCGAAACGCCGTACGCCCCCGACCTCTTCACATTCGGCAAGGTCGTCGGCGGCGGTATGCCCCTGGCGGCGCTCGGCGGTCGGGGAGACGTGATGGACTACCTGGCACCCCTCGGCCCGGTGTACCAGGCCGGAACACTCTCAGGAAACCCGGTGGCTGTGGCGGCAGGTCTCGCGACCCTGCGATTGGCCGATGAGAGCGTCTATACGAAGCTCGACAGCGCAGCATCCACCATCTCGAACGCCGTTTCCCTGGCTCTCGATGCCGAGGGTGTCGCGCATTCGGTACAGCGGGCGGGAAATCTCTTCAGCTTCGCTTTCGGCGATTTCACTGCGGGTGGGCCGCGTACCTATGCCGAGGTGCAGTCGCAGGAATCGTACCGCTACGCGCCGTTCTTCCACTCGATGCTCGATGCCGGCGTCTCGCTGCCCCCCTCTGTTTTCGAGGCCTGGTTCGTCTCTGCTGCCCTGGACGAGAGAGCAATGGATCGTATCGTGTCTGCGCTCCCGGGCGCGGCTCGTTCCGCTGCACAGGAATCACCGGCAAAATAG
- a CDS encoding YtxH domain-containing protein — translation MIGEIMRGKLLFVVGLATGYVLGARAGKARYEQIKAGADKVWMSQPVQAGVTQVKGFANQRIDTLSGKAADQVKKVLGTVLGVKKTTTTVVSTKPTASDASVKAGSTSPATAATPDATV, via the coding sequence ATGATCGGAGAAATCATGCGCGGAAAGCTGCTTTTCGTTGTCGGCCTCGCCACAGGCTATGTGCTCGGCGCCCGAGCGGGCAAAGCCCGGTACGAACAGATCAAGGCCGGCGCAGACAAGGTGTGGATGTCGCAGCCTGTGCAGGCTGGGGTGACCCAGGTGAAGGGTTTCGCGAACCAGCGGATCGACACCCTCTCTGGCAAGGCGGCCGACCAGGTCAAGAAGGTGCTGGGTACCGTTCTCGGGGTCAAGAAGACCACGACCACCGTCGTGAGCACCAAGCCCACCGCCAGCGATGCCAGCGTGAAGGCCGGCAGTACCAGCCCGGCAACCGCCGCGACACCCGACGCAACCGTCTAG
- a CDS encoding NAD(P)/FAD-dependent oxidoreductase — MPARISQSVIVIGAGIGGLVAASELALAGLRVTVLDRAVAAGGCVQTHTVAGIRLDSGAESFATRGGTVEAYLTGLGLGDALVTPNRSGAWLQLDGFAAPLPKNTVLGIPGVPLANDVRAILGWSGSLRAQLDRVMPFLRVRRETDLGDLVRRRMGSKVLDRLVAPIVSGVHSAHPDLVDVHSVAPGLTRAMTNQGSLSGAVMSLIADQGLAQKAAPPDAGERSGIDVAAGARSGSAVAGIDGGMYRLVEALQAECEGLGVDIQLGVGATNVRRVASAVAGAAEWMTVLDDGTVLGSNGVIVAAGFRAALELVRSAGQEGPGEPDALTLATQTADWPGASAVTLATLVLDAPALDAAPRGTGVLVADGVTTVKAKALTHATAKWPWLARNTGGLHVVRLSYGRGGEPVPVGEVTRRQVLADASTLLGIPLSEEQLRGFALTEWRDSLAFATVGHRARVDAVVEAVHGHPGLEVVGAWISGTGLAYVIDGAAVKARELAASLFST, encoded by the coding sequence ATGCCTGCACGAATCTCGCAGAGCGTCATCGTCATCGGTGCCGGCATCGGCGGGCTTGTTGCCGCGAGTGAGCTGGCCCTGGCTGGGCTGCGTGTCACGGTTCTCGACCGGGCGGTGGCCGCCGGAGGGTGTGTCCAGACCCACACGGTGGCGGGCATCCGGCTCGACAGTGGGGCTGAGAGCTTCGCAACCCGCGGCGGAACCGTCGAGGCGTACCTGACCGGTCTGGGCCTCGGCGACGCACTCGTCACGCCGAATCGCTCGGGGGCCTGGCTGCAGCTCGACGGATTCGCGGCCCCGCTGCCGAAGAACACCGTTCTCGGAATTCCCGGCGTGCCCCTGGCCAACGACGTGCGGGCGATTCTCGGCTGGTCGGGTTCGCTCCGCGCCCAGCTCGACAGGGTGATGCCGTTTCTGCGCGTGCGAAGAGAGACCGACCTCGGTGACCTCGTGCGCCGGCGTATGGGCTCAAAGGTGCTCGACCGGCTCGTGGCACCAATTGTCTCGGGCGTGCATTCGGCCCACCCCGACCTCGTCGACGTGCACTCCGTCGCGCCGGGATTGACTCGCGCCATGACCAACCAGGGCTCGCTCTCGGGTGCTGTCATGTCGCTGATCGCCGATCAGGGGCTCGCCCAGAAGGCGGCACCCCCAGACGCGGGCGAGCGGTCGGGAATCGATGTTGCGGCGGGTGCCAGGTCTGGTTCTGCGGTGGCCGGCATCGACGGTGGAATGTATCGACTCGTCGAGGCGCTCCAGGCCGAGTGCGAAGGGCTGGGAGTCGACATTCAGCTCGGCGTCGGCGCGACAAACGTTCGACGGGTCGCCTCTGCCGTTGCGGGTGCTGCCGAATGGATGACCGTGCTTGACGACGGCACCGTGCTCGGCTCGAACGGGGTAATCGTCGCGGCCGGCTTTCGAGCCGCTCTCGAGCTCGTGCGGAGCGCCGGGCAGGAGGGCCCCGGTGAGCCCGACGCCCTCACGCTCGCAACCCAGACCGCCGACTGGCCCGGAGCGAGCGCCGTCACGCTCGCGACTCTTGTTCTCGATGCGCCCGCGCTCGACGCGGCGCCCCGCGGCACGGGTGTGCTGGTCGCCGACGGTGTCACGACGGTCAAGGCCAAGGCACTCACCCACGCGACCGCGAAATGGCCGTGGCTGGCCCGCAACACCGGAGGCCTGCACGTTGTGCGGCTCTCGTACGGCAGGGGAGGGGAACCAGTGCCCGTCGGTGAGGTGACCCGTCGGCAGGTGCTGGCCGACGCCAGCACGCTGCTCGGGATCCCGCTCAGCGAAGAACAACTGCGCGGGTTCGCGCTCACCGAGTGGCGCGACTCGCTGGCGTTCGCGACCGTGGGTCATCGCGCGCGGGTGGATGCCGTCGTGGAGGCTGTGCACGGGCATCCCGGGCTCGAAGTGGTCGGTGCCTGGATCTCGGGCACGGGGCTTGCCTATGTCATCGATGGAGCTGCGGTCAAGGCCCGCGAGCTCGCTGCGAGTCTCTTCAGCACGTAG